One Antiquaquibacter oligotrophicus genomic region harbors:
- a CDS encoding anthranilate synthase component I, translating into MDNTTTRDDFDSRVAAGHRVVPVIRELFADSETPVGIYRKLAHGRPGTFLLESAEQGGIWSRYSFVGVSTFGVLTQNGSDTVWLDYGLSAERALGATPTAPLEAIAHLYARWSTPRVDGHPPLTGGLVGFIGWEAIRQLERLPDAPPAEIPIPGQALGFVSELVVLDHRNGTVLLIATALNDGTESGDELWASAQKRLDGLQSGLASPADASLAIVDFETMPQPQLRVTKETFSAAIERSKQHIRDGDVFQVVISQRFDHPMTAEPLDVYRVLRTLNPSPYMYYLSLETPEGEPYVIVGSSPEAMVKVTGERVYMHPIAGSRPRGQTPEADLDLSEELLADDKEKAEHLMLVDLARNDLQKVCRAGSVEVTEFMQVERFSHIMHLVSSVEGDLLSSATSIDVFRATFPAGTLSGAPKPRALEIIDDLEPAQRGVYGGVVGYFDFAGDADLAIAIRTAVIARGVAHVQAGAGLVADSDPEAEYEESRNKAAAPLRAVAIANALHSAQ; encoded by the coding sequence ATGGATAACACGACCACGCGCGACGACTTCGATTCGCGTGTCGCGGCCGGCCATCGTGTGGTTCCGGTCATCCGCGAGCTGTTTGCCGACAGCGAGACCCCGGTGGGCATCTACCGCAAGCTTGCGCACGGCCGCCCCGGCACTTTCCTCCTCGAATCCGCGGAGCAGGGCGGCATCTGGTCACGGTACTCGTTTGTCGGCGTCTCGACCTTTGGAGTGCTCACCCAGAACGGCAGCGACACCGTATGGCTCGACTACGGGTTGTCGGCCGAACGCGCCCTCGGCGCGACGCCAACCGCGCCGCTCGAGGCGATCGCACACCTCTACGCCCGGTGGTCGACTCCGCGGGTCGACGGGCATCCGCCCTTGACGGGGGGTCTCGTTGGATTCATCGGTTGGGAAGCCATCCGCCAACTCGAGCGACTTCCGGATGCCCCGCCAGCCGAGATACCGATCCCTGGCCAGGCCCTGGGTTTTGTCTCGGAGCTTGTGGTCCTCGATCACCGCAATGGAACGGTGCTCCTCATCGCGACGGCGCTCAACGATGGAACAGAGTCGGGCGATGAGCTCTGGGCGAGTGCTCAAAAGCGGCTCGACGGACTGCAATCCGGCCTTGCAAGCCCGGCGGATGCCTCGTTGGCGATCGTCGACTTCGAGACGATGCCCCAGCCTCAGCTTCGTGTCACGAAGGAGACGTTCTCGGCGGCGATCGAACGATCCAAGCAGCACATCCGCGACGGCGACGTGTTCCAGGTCGTCATCTCGCAGCGCTTCGACCACCCGATGACCGCCGAGCCGCTCGACGTCTACCGAGTGCTGCGAACGCTGAACCCTTCTCCGTACATGTACTACTTGAGCCTCGAGACGCCAGAGGGCGAACCATACGTCATCGTGGGTTCCAGCCCCGAGGCAATGGTCAAGGTGACGGGGGAGCGGGTTTACATGCATCCGATCGCCGGCTCACGCCCGCGAGGACAAACGCCTGAGGCCGATCTCGACCTGTCCGAGGAGCTCCTCGCCGACGACAAGGAGAAGGCCGAGCACCTCATGCTCGTTGATCTGGCACGAAACGACCTGCAAAAAGTGTGCCGTGCCGGATCGGTCGAGGTGACCGAGTTCATGCAGGTGGAGCGTTTCAGCCACATCATGCACCTCGTCTCCTCCGTCGAGGGAGACCTATTGTCGTCCGCCACATCCATCGATGTCTTCAGGGCCACCTTCCCCGCGGGTACGCTCTCCGGCGCACCCAAGCCGCGTGCACTCGAGATCATCGATGATCTCGAACCGGCCCAGCGTGGTGTCTACGGTGGAGTCGTCGGCTACTTCGACTTCGCGGGAGATGCCGACCTCGCGATCGCGATCCGCACGGCGGTCATTGCACGCGGTGTGGCCCATGTTCAGGCCGGCGCTGGGCTCGTCGCCGACTCTGACCCAGAAGCCGAGTACGAAGAATCCCGCAACAAGGCCGCTGCACCCCTCAGAGCCGTCGCAATAGCCAACGCGTTGCACTCAGCACAGTG
- the hisI gene encoding phosphoribosyl-AMP cyclohydrolase: MSELTQETVGPVLDRVRFGSDGLIPAIIQERATRDVLMLGYMDREALRRTLTEGRVTFWSRSRQEYWRKGDTSGNIQLVTGAALDCDDDTILVTVDQHGAACHTGAHACFDVDPLEPAIAVSLGGTDG, translated from the coding sequence ATGAGCGAGCTAACGCAGGAGACCGTTGGTCCGGTTCTCGACCGAGTTCGATTCGGTTCGGACGGATTGATCCCTGCGATCATCCAAGAGCGTGCGACGCGGGATGTTCTCATGCTCGGCTACATGGACAGGGAGGCCCTCCGGCGCACCCTCACCGAGGGACGTGTGACGTTCTGGAGCCGCAGCCGTCAGGAGTACTGGCGTAAGGGCGACACGAGCGGGAACATCCAGCTGGTGACGGGCGCGGCTCTCGACTGTGATGACGACACGATCCTCGTGACGGTCGATCAGCATGGCGCCGCCTGCCACACGGGTGCCCACGCGTGTTTCGACGTCGATCCGTTGGAGCCCGCCATCGCCGTGAGTCTGGGAGGAACCGATGGATAA
- the hisF gene encoding imidazole glycerol phosphate synthase subunit HisF, with protein MGVAVRVIPCLDVADGRVVKGVNFLNLRDAGDPVELARKYYEQGADEITFLDVTATVDNRATTYDVVRATAEQVFIPLTVGGGVRSTDDVSRLLASGADKVGVNSAAIARPELIGEIADRFGAQVLVLSLDVRRSGGRFIVTTHGGRTDTDLDALEWAAEAIERGAGELLVNSIDADGTKDGFDLELVTAMREISSVPVVASGGAGAVGDFLPAIAAGADAVLAASVFHNGELTVGEVKSALGEAGVLTR; from the coding sequence GTGGGCGTCGCAGTTCGGGTCATCCCGTGCCTTGACGTCGCCGACGGGCGTGTGGTCAAGGGAGTCAACTTCCTCAATCTCCGGGATGCCGGAGACCCGGTCGAACTCGCTCGCAAGTACTACGAGCAGGGCGCCGATGAGATCACGTTCCTCGACGTGACTGCCACGGTCGACAACCGCGCGACGACCTACGACGTGGTGCGAGCCACGGCCGAGCAAGTGTTCATTCCGCTCACCGTCGGCGGGGGAGTCCGCTCGACCGACGATGTCTCGCGACTGCTCGCGAGCGGTGCCGACAAGGTCGGCGTCAATAGCGCAGCGATTGCCCGCCCGGAACTCATCGGGGAGATCGCCGATCGATTCGGCGCACAGGTTCTCGTTCTGAGCCTCGACGTGCGTCGCTCCGGCGGCCGTTTCATTGTCACCACCCACGGTGGGCGCACCGACACCGATCTCGATGCTCTCGAGTGGGCGGCGGAGGCGATCGAGCGCGGTGCGGGGGAGTTGCTCGTCAACTCGATTGACGCCGACGGAACGAAGGATGGCTTCGATCTCGAACTCGTCACCGCCATGCGCGAGATCAGCTCGGTGCCCGTTGTCGCCAGCGGCGGTGCGGGAGCCGTGGGGGACTTCCTCCCCGCGATAGCGGCGGGTGCCGATGCCGTGCTCGCGGCCTCCGTGTTCCACAATGGAGAACTGACGGTGGGCGAAGTCAAGAGCGCCCTCGGTGAGGCTGGAGTGCTGACACGATGA